One Salvelinus namaycush isolate Seneca chromosome 29, SaNama_1.0, whole genome shotgun sequence genomic region harbors:
- the LOC120024475 gene encoding cyclin-K-like isoform X3, whose translation MKENNHPSSGQAFLDHIKPCWYWDKKDLAHTPSQSEGLDPATEARYRREGARFIFDVGTRLGLHYDTLATGIIYFHRFYMFHSFKQFPRYVTGACCLFLAGKVEETPKKCKDIIKTARSLLNDVQFAQFGDDPKDFRHQQEEVMVLERILLQTIKFDLQVEHPYMFLLRYAKQLKGLKGDKTKVQKLVQMAWTFVNDSLCTMLSLQWEPEIIAVAVMYLAGRLCKFDIQEWTSKQSSRRWWEQFVQDVPVELLEDICHQILDLYSQGKTPIPPGLEQETKQRGPPHSPVPAPPPGPEPPQSQPPGGVPPPPPPKKNSPQGSPPRPLKRTHSSLKEEPKPPEQVGSKIPRLESPMPPLPTSQPPPDRRAPPVPPEAEPAVGTEPVPPPPSHAPPPHQPPPLPHRPPPPPPSSYIMGMSTSSSYMSGEGFQSLQSIMKTGEPSYAPMPPNYGPPMPYHPHVYPNAPPPGPPPSAYPPPNLPPPSPAYPPPGYNHSYPEYPPPPPRMPPPGMGMPPGVYPLPPGQPQVPLPPPGMPMNHGGWMR comes from the exons TGGACCCAGCCACAGAGGCCCGGTACCGCAGGGAGGGGGCCCGGTTCATATTTGATGTGGGGACCAGACTCGGACT ACATTATGACACCTTGGCAACAGGTATTATCTACTTCCATCGCTTCTACATGTTTCACTCCTTCAAACAGTTCCCCAGATAT GTGACAGGTGCGTGTTGTCTCTTCCTGGCTGGGAAAGTGGAGGAGACTCCTAAGAAATGTAAAGACATCATCAAGACGGCTCGCAGCTTACTGAACGACGTACAGTTTGCCCAGTTTGGAGACGACCCAAAG GATTTTCGCCACCAACAGGAAGAGGTTATGGTGCTAGAGAGGATCCTGCTACAGACGATCAAGTTTGACCTGCAAGTGGAACACCCTTACATGTTCCTACTGCGATACGCCAAGCAGCTCAAAGGTCTGAAAG GTGACAAAACCAAAGTTCAGAAGCTGGTGCAGATGGCCTGGACCTTCGTCAACGACAG tctgtgCACCATGCTGTCCCTGCAGTGGGAACCAGAGATCATAGCTGTAGCAGTCATGTACCTGGCTGGACGGCTGTGTAAGTTTGACATCCAGGAGTGGACGTCCAAGCAGTCTTCACGGAGATGGTGGGAGCAGTTTGTCCAGGACGTCCCAGTGGAGCTGCTAGAAG ACATCTGTCACCAGATCCTGGACCTGTACTCCCAGGGGAAGACTCCCATCCCCCCAGGTCTGGAGCAGGAGACCAAGCAGAGAGGTCCACCCCATTCCCCGGTCCCTGCCCCTCCTCCAGGCCCAGAACCTCCACAGAGCCAGCCTCCAGGGGGTGTTCCACCGCCCCCTCCACCCAAGAAGAACTCACCCCAGGGCAGCCCACCGCGCCCGCTTAAACGCAcacat AGTTCTCTGAAAGAGGAACCTAAACCACCAGAACAAGTGGGTTCTAAGATTCCACGGTTGGAGAGCCCTATGCCCCCCCTGCCCACTTCACAACCCCCTCCTG ATCGTAGAGCACCACCGGTCCCTCCTGAAGCAGAGCCAGCCGTGGGGACTGAACCcgttccccctcccccctctcacgCCCCACCCCCCCACCAGCCCCCTCCCCTGCCCCAccgcccccctcctcctcctccctctagtTACATCATGGGAATGTCCACCTCTAGCTCCTACATGTCAGGGGAAGGGTTCCAGAGCCTTCAGTCTATAATGAAGACAGGGGAACCGTCCTACGCCCCCATGCCCCCCAACTACGGTCCCCCCATGCCCTATCACCCTCACGTTTACCCTAACGCCCCACCCCCTGGCCCCCCACCCAGCGCCTACCCACCCCCCAAcctgccccctccctccccagcATACCCTCCACCAGGCTACAACCACAGCTACCCTGAGTATCCCCCGCCACCTCCACGCATGCCCCCTCCAGGGATGGGTATGCCTCCTGGGGTGTACCCCCTGCCACCAGGCCAGCCCCAGGTGCCCCTGCCACCTCCTGGCATGCCCATGAATCATGGGGGATggatgagatga
- the LOC120024475 gene encoding cyclin-K-like isoform X2 — MIKSSSSAAPSPSSLLQMKENNHPSSGQAFLDHIKPCWYWDKKDLAHTPSQSEGLDPATEARYRREGARFIFDVGTRLGLHYDTLATGIIYFHRFYMFHSFKQFPRYVTGACCLFLAGKVEETPKKCKDIIKTARSLLNDVQFAQFGDDPKDFRHQQEEVMVLERILLQTIKFDLQVEHPYMFLLRYAKQLKGDKTKVQKLVQMAWTFVNDSLCTMLSLQWEPEIIAVAVMYLAGRLCKFDIQEWTSKQSSRRWWEQFVQDVPVELLEDICHQILDLYSQGKTPIPPGLEQETKQRGPPHSPVPAPPPGPEPPQSQPPGGVPPPPPPKKNSPQGSPPRPLKRTHSSLKEEPKPPEQVGSKIPRLESPMPPLPTSQPPPDRRAPPVPPEAEPAVGTEPVPPPPSHAPPPHQPPPLPHRPPPPPPSSYIMGMSTSSSYMSGEGFQSLQSIMKTGEPSYAPMPPNYGPPMPYHPHVYPNAPPPGPPPSAYPPPNLPPPSPAYPPPGYNHSYPEYPPPPPRMPPPGMGMPPGVYPLPPGQPQVPLPPPGMPMNHGGWMR; from the exons TGGACCCAGCCACAGAGGCCCGGTACCGCAGGGAGGGGGCCCGGTTCATATTTGATGTGGGGACCAGACTCGGACT ACATTATGACACCTTGGCAACAGGTATTATCTACTTCCATCGCTTCTACATGTTTCACTCCTTCAAACAGTTCCCCAGATAT GTGACAGGTGCGTGTTGTCTCTTCCTGGCTGGGAAAGTGGAGGAGACTCCTAAGAAATGTAAAGACATCATCAAGACGGCTCGCAGCTTACTGAACGACGTACAGTTTGCCCAGTTTGGAGACGACCCAAAG GATTTTCGCCACCAACAGGAAGAGGTTATGGTGCTAGAGAGGATCCTGCTACAGACGATCAAGTTTGACCTGCAAGTGGAACACCCTTACATGTTCCTACTGCGATACGCCAAGCAGCTCAAAG GTGACAAAACCAAAGTTCAGAAGCTGGTGCAGATGGCCTGGACCTTCGTCAACGACAG tctgtgCACCATGCTGTCCCTGCAGTGGGAACCAGAGATCATAGCTGTAGCAGTCATGTACCTGGCTGGACGGCTGTGTAAGTTTGACATCCAGGAGTGGACGTCCAAGCAGTCTTCACGGAGATGGTGGGAGCAGTTTGTCCAGGACGTCCCAGTGGAGCTGCTAGAAG ACATCTGTCACCAGATCCTGGACCTGTACTCCCAGGGGAAGACTCCCATCCCCCCAGGTCTGGAGCAGGAGACCAAGCAGAGAGGTCCACCCCATTCCCCGGTCCCTGCCCCTCCTCCAGGCCCAGAACCTCCACAGAGCCAGCCTCCAGGGGGTGTTCCACCGCCCCCTCCACCCAAGAAGAACTCACCCCAGGGCAGCCCACCGCGCCCGCTTAAACGCAcacat AGTTCTCTGAAAGAGGAACCTAAACCACCAGAACAAGTGGGTTCTAAGATTCCACGGTTGGAGAGCCCTATGCCCCCCCTGCCCACTTCACAACCCCCTCCTG ATCGTAGAGCACCACCGGTCCCTCCTGAAGCAGAGCCAGCCGTGGGGACTGAACCcgttccccctcccccctctcacgCCCCACCCCCCCACCAGCCCCCTCCCCTGCCCCAccgcccccctcctcctcctccctctagtTACATCATGGGAATGTCCACCTCTAGCTCCTACATGTCAGGGGAAGGGTTCCAGAGCCTTCAGTCTATAATGAAGACAGGGGAACCGTCCTACGCCCCCATGCCCCCCAACTACGGTCCCCCCATGCCCTATCACCCTCACGTTTACCCTAACGCCCCACCCCCTGGCCCCCCACCCAGCGCCTACCCACCCCCCAAcctgccccctccctccccagcATACCCTCCACCAGGCTACAACCACAGCTACCCTGAGTATCCCCCGCCACCTCCACGCATGCCCCCTCCAGGGATGGGTATGCCTCCTGGGGTGTACCCCCTGCCACCAGGCCAGCCCCAGGTGCCCCTGCCACCTCCTGGCATGCCCATGAATCATGGGGGATggatgagatga
- the LOC120024475 gene encoding cyclin-K-like isoform X1, protein MIKSSSSAAPSPSSLLQMKENNHPSSGQAFLDHIKPCWYWDKKDLAHTPSQSEGLDPATEARYRREGARFIFDVGTRLGLHYDTLATGIIYFHRFYMFHSFKQFPRYVTGACCLFLAGKVEETPKKCKDIIKTARSLLNDVQFAQFGDDPKDFRHQQEEVMVLERILLQTIKFDLQVEHPYMFLLRYAKQLKGLKGDKTKVQKLVQMAWTFVNDSLCTMLSLQWEPEIIAVAVMYLAGRLCKFDIQEWTSKQSSRRWWEQFVQDVPVELLEDICHQILDLYSQGKTPIPPGLEQETKQRGPPHSPVPAPPPGPEPPQSQPPGGVPPPPPPKKNSPQGSPPRPLKRTHSSLKEEPKPPEQVGSKIPRLESPMPPLPTSQPPPDRRAPPVPPEAEPAVGTEPVPPPPSHAPPPHQPPPLPHRPPPPPPSSYIMGMSTSSSYMSGEGFQSLQSIMKTGEPSYAPMPPNYGPPMPYHPHVYPNAPPPGPPPSAYPPPNLPPPSPAYPPPGYNHSYPEYPPPPPRMPPPGMGMPPGVYPLPPGQPQVPLPPPGMPMNHGGWMR, encoded by the exons TGGACCCAGCCACAGAGGCCCGGTACCGCAGGGAGGGGGCCCGGTTCATATTTGATGTGGGGACCAGACTCGGACT ACATTATGACACCTTGGCAACAGGTATTATCTACTTCCATCGCTTCTACATGTTTCACTCCTTCAAACAGTTCCCCAGATAT GTGACAGGTGCGTGTTGTCTCTTCCTGGCTGGGAAAGTGGAGGAGACTCCTAAGAAATGTAAAGACATCATCAAGACGGCTCGCAGCTTACTGAACGACGTACAGTTTGCCCAGTTTGGAGACGACCCAAAG GATTTTCGCCACCAACAGGAAGAGGTTATGGTGCTAGAGAGGATCCTGCTACAGACGATCAAGTTTGACCTGCAAGTGGAACACCCTTACATGTTCCTACTGCGATACGCCAAGCAGCTCAAAGGTCTGAAAG GTGACAAAACCAAAGTTCAGAAGCTGGTGCAGATGGCCTGGACCTTCGTCAACGACAG tctgtgCACCATGCTGTCCCTGCAGTGGGAACCAGAGATCATAGCTGTAGCAGTCATGTACCTGGCTGGACGGCTGTGTAAGTTTGACATCCAGGAGTGGACGTCCAAGCAGTCTTCACGGAGATGGTGGGAGCAGTTTGTCCAGGACGTCCCAGTGGAGCTGCTAGAAG ACATCTGTCACCAGATCCTGGACCTGTACTCCCAGGGGAAGACTCCCATCCCCCCAGGTCTGGAGCAGGAGACCAAGCAGAGAGGTCCACCCCATTCCCCGGTCCCTGCCCCTCCTCCAGGCCCAGAACCTCCACAGAGCCAGCCTCCAGGGGGTGTTCCACCGCCCCCTCCACCCAAGAAGAACTCACCCCAGGGCAGCCCACCGCGCCCGCTTAAACGCAcacat AGTTCTCTGAAAGAGGAACCTAAACCACCAGAACAAGTGGGTTCTAAGATTCCACGGTTGGAGAGCCCTATGCCCCCCCTGCCCACTTCACAACCCCCTCCTG ATCGTAGAGCACCACCGGTCCCTCCTGAAGCAGAGCCAGCCGTGGGGACTGAACCcgttccccctcccccctctcacgCCCCACCCCCCCACCAGCCCCCTCCCCTGCCCCAccgcccccctcctcctcctccctctagtTACATCATGGGAATGTCCACCTCTAGCTCCTACATGTCAGGGGAAGGGTTCCAGAGCCTTCAGTCTATAATGAAGACAGGGGAACCGTCCTACGCCCCCATGCCCCCCAACTACGGTCCCCCCATGCCCTATCACCCTCACGTTTACCCTAACGCCCCACCCCCTGGCCCCCCACCCAGCGCCTACCCACCCCCCAAcctgccccctccctccccagcATACCCTCCACCAGGCTACAACCACAGCTACCCTGAGTATCCCCCGCCACCTCCACGCATGCCCCCTCCAGGGATGGGTATGCCTCCTGGGGTGTACCCCCTGCCACCAGGCCAGCCCCAGGTGCCCCTGCCACCTCCTGGCATGCCCATGAATCATGGGGGATggatgagatga